One stretch of Halobaculum marinum DNA includes these proteins:
- a CDS encoding DUF7532 family protein, translated as MHFDPREQAALREVGLDTDDLRRASDLVGEAVDDVADDLAAFFEGGGTYYSDMDTAHGDGGVREHDVDHLDVYTHAADLRGYLKFERWGVPVEDGRVLNEETVELTLGPSIHDRVRFATDPEAL; from the coding sequence ATGCACTTCGACCCGCGCGAACAGGCCGCGCTCCGCGAGGTCGGGCTCGACACCGACGACCTCCGGCGGGCCTCGGATCTGGTCGGCGAGGCCGTCGACGACGTGGCCGACGACCTCGCCGCCTTCTTCGAGGGCGGCGGCACGTACTACTCCGACATGGACACGGCCCACGGCGACGGCGGCGTCCGCGAGCACGACGTCGACCACCTCGACGTGTACACCCACGCCGCCGACCTCCGTGGCTACCTGAAGTTCGAGCGCTGGGGCGTCCCCGTCGAAGACGGGCGCGTGTTGAACGAGGAGACGGTCGAGTTGACGCTCGGCCCGTCCATCCACGACCGCGTCCGGTTCGCGACCGACCCCGAGGCGCTATGA